A stretch of Spirochaeta cellobiosiphila DSM 17781 DNA encodes these proteins:
- a CDS encoding WG repeat-containing protein: MKMKIFLALVIILFISCSSAQIEDFSDLIIVFNEGHKSVINTDGKIIIKDLEKRLKITLVKYNVDRQIQVVKIDGKQVLIDNQFNVLRDFNYDVIHETREGGLMGRIDKDGHAIKYDLYDKEGNFLYSSKDPIFDYNEGIVLMNYSNGPYEGKFTFIELETGKVIGNEGYYTANAFSEGLAYVYDYNGYSAYINHEGEEVINGWVCDVFADRRMSSTYFSEGLAPIRLGIFEGADKVGYINKKGEIVIPMNFVSDEPFSDGLVAIADKYNHFGYMDKEGNWVIEPQFTSAGKFKDGIAFVNTDGFTYGSVINLAGEMIWVGQKIPKRSY, from the coding sequence ATGAAAATGAAGATATTTTTAGCTTTAGTAATAATTTTATTTATTAGCTGTAGTAGTGCTCAGATTGAAGATTTTTCTGATCTAATTATAGTCTTCAATGAGGGGCATAAATCAGTAATAAATACTGATGGTAAAATAATTATAAAAGATCTCGAAAAACGACTAAAAATAACTTTAGTAAAATATAATGTTGATCGTCAGATCCAGGTAGTTAAAATAGATGGTAAGCAAGTTCTTATTGATAATCAGTTTAATGTTCTAAGAGATTTTAATTATGATGTCATACATGAGACTCGAGAGGGGGGATTGATGGGAAGAATTGATAAGGATGGACATGCTATAAAATATGACTTATATGATAAAGAAGGTAATTTCCTCTATAGTTCCAAAGATCCAATATTCGATTACAATGAAGGTATTGTTTTAATGAATTATTCCAATGGTCCTTATGAAGGGAAATTTACCTTTATAGAACTAGAGACTGGAAAAGTCATTGGTAATGAAGGTTATTATACTGCCAATGCCTTTTCTGAGGGGCTAGCTTATGTCTATGATTATAATGGCTATAGTGCCTATATTAACCATGAGGGAGAGGAAGTGATTAATGGTTGGGTTTGTGACGTATTCGCAGATCGTCGAATGTCTTCCACTTACTTCTCAGAAGGATTAGCTCCTATACGATTGGGTATATTTGAAGGTGCTGATAAGGTAGGCTATATAAATAAAAAGGGTGAGATTGTAATTCCTATGAACTTTGTCTCAGATGAACCTTTTTCTGATGGTTTAGTGGCAATTGCGGATAAGTATAATCATTTTGGATATATGGATAAAGAAGGTAATTGGGTTATTGAGCCTCAATTTACTAGTGCTGGCAAATTTAAAGATGGCATTGCCTTTGTAAATACTGATGGATTCACTTACGGCTCAGTAATTAATCTTGCAGGAGAGATGATATGGGTTGGTCAAAAAATACCTAAAAGAAGCTACTAG